In the bacterium genome, GATCCAGGCGCTCACGTCCATCGGCTACCCCCCTGCGAGCGGGATCCTCAGGACCAGGTGATCCTGCTCCACCGACCAGACCGCCCCGCCGACCAGGGCGAAATCGGTGTAGTCCGTCTCGGCCTGCTCTATGAACGCCCTCCGGCCCTCGCCCGCCACCGGGGGCAGGGGACGCTGGCGCACGGCTTCGGCGCGGTTTCGGAAGCGTTCCAGCATCGCATCGATATCGAACTGTGCCACTGCCCCTCCTCTCTGGCTACCAGGAACGGTAGACGAGTACAGCGTGCTTGGAGCCGGCCACAGCCGGAGAAGACTACGCCGGACGATCAGACCGAGCCGAAAGGGTCGGGTATCTGTGGTCGGAACGTTCGCGCCTCCGCCACGCGCGACAGGAACTGCTCCGACGCTAGGTAGTAGCGGCCCCGCCGCTCTCCCACCGGTCGTAGCAGCCCGAGATCCACCAGCTTCCTGAGATCGGCCGATGCCACGCGCTCGCTTGTGTCGGCGTAGGCGACGTGCCGATACCGCCGCACCCGGTACCCCTCCGCCGCGTCGAACAGCGAACCCATGTTCCGTTCGTCCAAGCCGGCCTCGGCACGCACCCGGTCCACGGTTGCCCACACGCGGTTCGACTCCTCGATCCGCCACTCCATCGAGTGCGCCTGGTGGTAGTGGGCGCCGAGGACGAACCGAATCCAGGGTCGAGCATCGCGCTCCGGCGCCCAGCCGGTCCCCCCCACCTCGGCCAGCACTCTGTAGTAGCGAGGCGTGTTGATCCCGAGATACTCCTCGATGCTCGAGAACCAGGGATCCAGCGTGCCGTTGCGGCCCATGACCAGCGTGTGTAGGGCGCGCGCCATCCGACCGTTCCCGTCCTTGAAGGGATGGATCATCAGCAGGTTGAGGTGCGCCATTCCGGCCTGCACGATCGGTGGGCTCTTGTCGCCGGCCTCGTTGAGCCGCTCGGCGAGTTCCCGCATCAGCCCGGGCACCATCTCGCTAGCCGGACCTTCGTAGTCACCCACGAAGATAGGACCAGGTCGGTACAGGCCAGGGAGCTTGTCATGATCGTGCTGCATCATCATGTAGTGGAGGCTGCGGAGCAACCCGTCACTGTAGG is a window encoding:
- a CDS encoding Fic family protein, translated to MLFQPPAPDNAELEVVAAIDGVRHRLRYQLYEPRRWGGLLRRLLEADSIRASTGIEGHHVSRDDAVASVDRAERFDASDPDWAALAGYRDAMGYVIQMSDDPHFSYSDGLLRSLHYMMMQHDHDKLPGLYRPGPIFVGDYEGPASEMVPGLMRELAERLNEAGDKSPPIVQAGMAHLNLLMIHPFKDGNGRMARALHTLVMGRNGTLDPWFSSIEEYLGINTPRYYRVLAEVGGTGWAPERDARPWIRFVLGAHYHQAHSMEWRIEESNRVWATVDRVRAEAGLDERNMGSLFDAAEGYRVRRYRHVAYADTSERVASADLRKLVDLGLLRPVGERRGRYYLASEQFLSRVAEARTFRPQIPDPFGSV